The window TCTTGTGCtttaatgaaacacacaatggGCCGTTTGTATTCTTGATGACCAAACAAAGCTTGCAGTTTTTGGGGAGACAATACTTTGAATGCCAGGGTAGAGGTTGGTATTTTTAGTTCAGTTTAGGCAAGTGTCAATACTCTCACTTAAGACAACACATGGATGTCCTGAACTCAAAAAATGAGCCAAATATAGTACATGCAACTTCAGAATAAAAACCAATAGACAAAACTCCTTCAGACCGATCACATCTACTTgtgtcaaaaataaaattatatataaataaaaatacaacttGGGCCAAGAATACAGCTTGTATGAACAAACTTTCAATTGTTGATTCTTTGACAACTCCTTGTGAAATCTTGAGCACCAtcttgaaacacacacagcaggtagATTACTTGATATATTCACtatatacataaaaataaaaagtcctATTACCACCGTATGACCACCAATACTTTGCCTTTTGGTGCTGTAAATATGAACCTGATGTTCACTGGTGATCAGATTTATTTCTGAGTTGGGTAGTAAACGATCGATCCAGTTAGTCACTGTAACCTAAATAAACATTGTGGAGTCTAGAAACCCAATGTGTAAGTAcagaacatatttttttaccaGCATGACTCTGGGTGAAAGATTCAGTAAGTTATAAAGAGAAACAAGGAAACAATTATAGAGGGACATTGGGAGGAAAAAGGTCAGTCAATAGAATAGTCCATGCCATCCTCCATCGATCCTTACTTTCAAACATCAACTACCATTTTTTTCATCTACCTGAATGTGGTGTACtagtgtatttttaaaaagctcaGAACAAGCACCTACACAGTTTCCAGgagtcttttgttttgtgaaaactttttaaaaaaaaacttcctgaAATTTTAGCCTGcatgtgttacagtgtgtttgtgtgtcttttctcAGTGTCGGGGGCCGCCTGGTCGTTGAAGAGGGGCACCTAATCAGagggagaagggaaaaaaaaaaacagacattacacAACAAGGCTCAATCTAAGTGTCTTGTCTGTTTATAACCAGCATTTTGTTTATGTACACATTAATTTTATATGAATGCTGGATTGCAATCCTAAAATCACCCTgaacctatatatatatatatctcatgAAAACGACCAAGAAATATCTGAGTGAGGGGGAAAAGATATACAAGCAACCCACCTGGAGCAGAGAGAAGTGGAGGACGGGAACTCTTCAGAGATGGCAGGATTGCTCCTCTACCCCCGAGAAGGCCCCTGGGCCCTGGGTGGTATGGAGGACCGTGGTGAAGTAGCGGCCCGCGCTGCAAAGTGGGGACACCATAGGGCATGTGTGAGGACAAGAGGCCTCGTGGAGCTGGAGCCCCCAATGACGGACCAGGAGGTCGATGCAAGGACAGCAGTGGAGGAGGTTTAGTTTTGGGATAAGAGCCTAAAAGGAGAGACAGAAGACTTGTAATCACAGGACTAGGCACAATTAATTTAGAGGCCTCTGACACAGGTGCATGAACACAATTCTCATACGGTTGTCAGGTAAATAGTTCCCAcacatttaaactttttaaaagttaaaaatgtgttttcagtaaGTGGTCAGACCATAGTCTAACCTGGTGAGGGCAAGAGAGGAGGGCGTGTAGGTGGGGGGAGGTCCATCATTGGCCCATCTTCTCTGTCTCCAGACTGGGACTGAGGGGGCCCAGGTGGAGTAGGGAGAAGAGGAGGCGGTTTTCCCAGACCTGGAGGTAGCATGTTACCCCTCTCCCCCTCGGTGTTGGAGACTGCAGGGAAAAACAGatcaaagaaagaagaaacaaccACACCAGTTAGGAAAGGTATGGcccaaagaggaagaaagaacaAATAAGAAGTTACAGACAGAATGAGTCAGATTTTTTTCTAAAGAGCAAAGTATCTAATCATACAAAAATAATCTCTCTCAATCATCACTTACAACCCGATCTGGATCCATGTGGCCGACCCGGCCATCTGCCTATATTGTCTTATGCTCTTGGTATTAGTAACAGGACACTCTGGGCGCCAACCTCTGAGCAATGGTGTATATAAGAGTGCACTTCGGGCCACATTTTTCTGCCCAAACCTGACCGAGTCAGAGTAGTAACCAGCCAGACTCAAACTCAACCTGCATTTAGCATATTATGTCTCAATGCAACTTGACAGTGTATATGAAAGCACTGAGTGTGTGTTACCTTGTCACCTGAGTTCCAGTGTTTGAtgcctggaaagtgacaaataCTCTCCGTGTTGCATTTAAAGTGTTGTCACATAATAATAACTTGTCATTCAATCATTCTATATTTTTTTACGAAAAACTTTAAAGCACTACGTCAATTGATGTGACTGCACTCCCAACACTATTTCGATGTCACAACCCTTTGGATTAGGGAATCTTGCTCCAAGTGTGAATCCCCAAGCCAATAACAGAATGCAGTGCTTGAAGGTGGGAAGATGTCATCATAAGCACACATACAAGAGTGAGCTACTGTGCAGGAGCAATCGACTTTGAACGCCGTATTTACAAACTGCTACCGACAGATCCTTTCTCATCCTGCCTTAAAAGTGAAATCAGTAATATTGGTGTAGCAGCTATCCCAGCGTTAGGTAAAACAGTTCAACCAGTTTCCCACCTTGCACGTGCTGCTGCCGAGAATGGACATACTGTGCGATTGTTTCCAGCTCCTCTGGGTAGAGGTGCACGCCCTCAGCTAACAGCATGAGGAGCGGACGGGTTTCAGAGGGAACAGCGTGGCGCTCGATCTTTTCTCGATCCAGGAAGTCATCCAGCAACTGTGATGCCTGTGCTGCGATGTCTGCGGGGTCCCTTGGCGGACGCTCTTTGGCGAGGCTGCGACCGTACTCGGCTACAACAAAATCCATGGCCTGGTCTTTGGGCATGTTGCGATGGACTGGGAGGGAAATGGGAATGTTAATGGTGACGTGTCAGGGGACTGAAGGGGAAGAAAGAAGTGaaacaagaaagacaaaaaaacgtGGAAATTGCACTAAAAATCAACAGGGTTCTTACACGTCATTCAGGTCATACTGATatcagtggggtttttttttgtgatgccATCGGTCAGCATATTGAGCTGATAAACTGGTATTTTGGACGTAAATGCTTTTGAAAGGGGGTTGTGGTTTGTTGGAAGACAAATGGACATACAGTTTGTGTAAACATGTCCATTTAATcagtaattttattttttgctgcataACGTCACTGCACATACAGTAACTGCTAATTTAGCTCGGAATTTTGTTATGTGCATtcaaacacaatgaaaaaagtttaaatgaaTTGTGTATTTAGGTCATTCCTGTTTTATATTTACTTTGAGGACATAGataacattgatttttttttattgattttattgtgGTTTTATAGATCAGACTAGAAAATGGTTGGGGTTTTTGTGAGCAATGAAAAGTATAATATTCTGAGAACAATCACATTACTTTGCAGAGTAGTGATGCTCCTGTTTTATCTAATGCGTTTTTGTAATTTGTATTATGCAGATTTATTGTGCATTGTATGCTATTTacaaaatatcagtttttgtGAGGAATTTGAATCgcagtttgttcattcattaattaataataattaatgaattaaGCACACTCAGTGCTGTGTATTTTCCACATGATGAAATTATATCAGTATAAATATAGAAAGAATTGTGTAGAAAATTCAACCAAGGTTATGGTTAAGGATTTTTTCCCTTTAAGGAATAAttcacattttgggaaatacacccGTCTGTCACGGTCAAGATCAATATCACTCTTGTATCTGTCAGGCAATATGAAGCCACAGGAAGCTGTTtgttaacttagcttagcactAACACTGGAAACAGCTAGTCTGGCTTTGTCCATAGATAGTATACAAGTGTTGCTGGGTGAAGTAAGTACCTGGGCTAGTTGTCCAGCAACCTCACAGCGAGGACAAGAATAGTCCCtcacagtgaaatgtttttacattgCATTCTGGCTTTTCTGAGGTTTTGCTACTGATTAAACAAATAAGATATGTGTTTTATGGTGCTGGTAGTTTCATGTTTATCAGACAGATATGAGAGTGGCATCGATCTTCTCCtttaactcttggcaagaaaccCAAACCAAAATGTAGAACCATCTCTTTTACATAAATACTTTTATACTTATTCATTCAGTTTGTAATGTTGTAGTTTGTGatgttatgtgtgtgttccagtgGCTCTCTGTGCAATAGAGTGCCATCAGCATATTGAAAGAATATATGTGCAGATTTAATTGTGTAGTTTTTATGGACTTTTTGGGAGATTTTTatagatatataataatataaatacaacACATGTGGTGCAACAATGGGGTGAGGAACTGTAGCTTAAGGACTCTGTATGTTGGTGTTTGTTTAAATCTGAGttcttttctgtattttgttgaCAAATTTGTTGGTAAAACGTGAATTAGAGCATTAGTTGAGAAGGGATGGAGGGTTGTAAGTGAGGCTGTTTGACTAATCTTTAAGGAATGATGGGTAGGGACTTACTTTTGAGGGATTCTGAGAATATGATAACAGTGCAGGAGGACAGAGCTATGTTTGTCTGCTCCACCAGAATACATAACGGGGAGCCGTCTGCTCGGACATCCTGCAGGGCCCGGGTCAGGCCCGATTCCGCGTGAAGGTAGAGCATTTCCACTGAGAGGCCACGCTCCTGCAAGCACTGGCTTAGCGATTTGGGGTAATCCCtttgagaggaagagaaacacttTGTTAACTTGACATATCTATACTAAGTGACTCCACTGGTATATAGAGAAACCTAAATTATATCTCTCATAGTGTCATTTCACGATTTATAGTGTGACCTTACCAACAAAAGTTAACTAAGTCATCATTGCGCTTGTGTAGTGAAATCTGTATGTGTGGATCTTTAAAGGCGTCATGTCGtgccttttaattttttttcccattcctTCATTGTGTTCTATGGGTTCATGTGCATGTAAGGGGTCTTGAGAGTTGTGAGAGCCTTGTGAGTAAAGCCTTGTCCAGTTGCGTGACTTTATAACATTACACTATGTGTCACACATTTATGCTTAGCAGCTTGCTTGGCTTGTAAGAATGAATTTAGCACAACTACTCTTTGTTGGTAGGACAGATGAGCACGTTTTTAACAAGGAGCCACAGCATTACaacatttttaagtgtgaaaGGATATTTATAACAAGACGAGCTAAGCTAAGCACTACACAGaggagctgctctgttgttggctgcAAAAATCAACACAAACGTCTTCATCCTGGTGAAAATGTCACTGAAATGTCACCACAATGACTGGAAAACTattgaactgtgtgtgtttccaactGGTCTGGTaacttcagataaaaaaaactcaaagatGTGTGGATTTGACTCTGGACTATGGACTTATCAACCAATGGGGGCCAGTAATTGTACAAGCTCaagaatcaatcaatcaataccGGGTGTGTCTGACCTAACTTAAAACTTGGAAGCTGTAAGTTTTGCCATTTTTACGTTGCTTTATTGTTAATTTTGCAGCTCAGCAGGTTGCTCAGCTACTGTGGCTACTATAGTCAAGAGAAACTGTGAACACTAAGCCAACTAATAATGAGAAGTACGTTTGATGCCGGTAACTGTTTTTTCCGTGCtccattttgtgtttgtaaagCTATTGTAGCGCTAGCTGAACGAGCATTAACTGTGTTATTATGTGAAGCCCACACGGGCTGCAGTACTGGGCGGTatgagaaaacaaatgtgttttttgggcATTAAGCATGTtactcaaaataaaattatgaacctgaaaacaagcataatatgtctcttTCACTAGACAGGACCAAGTGTTTTGGGATTTCTTATTGATGTATTTAGTGTTGTAGTTGTATGTGTTCAGCTAAAAAATCTGGTAAATCAGAGGGCCTTGTTCAAATGGATGTTTTGAATCTGCAACAAACTGCAGTCCTtctttaaaaggtaaaaatcAAAAAGTGTAGTGCAGCTGTTGACCACTCTGTTGAATCGTGGAGTTTGGATAGATGTCGTCCACAgacacagaaatagaaaaaacagTTAGAAAAAATTGTGGGAACAAAAAGGTAAATATGGCGACAATCTGCTAGAATCTGCTTGTCACTAGCACAGGCAGCAGTTTGTATGCAGAAAGTTAACAAGCATAGTTGTAATATCCATAATGTAGCAAAATATGAGTGATTGGAATGAACCAACCACAGGAATGTCATAGGAAAAGAGGTCTATGTTGCAGAAGTGGTTTCACAAATTACCATGAACACTGATACCTTGTTTACAAAAAGCAAAACTTAGCCAACAATGCATCATGGCTGCATAGCCAGATCTTAAGCCCGGGTTGGATGTTTACCATTCAAAGCAACGTAATATGTCTTTAAACCAACAATACACATTtgatattgtatatatataatatataattagCCATTAGTGAATTTGTCCAAAGAATAAATTTGACTTACAATATTAACGACTGTCCAATTTTCAAATTTTGATCAAAACCAAAAGCTTGAAACTAATTAGTAACAATAAGaacatgtttttgttaaaaaagaaatacatgtaAAATTACTTAACAGTCACACAAATGTATGGCCAACATCATCAGGTTTAAAATCCCAAGGAGTACATAATATTACCTACATGTGATTTATGACTTTTGTGGTCAACAGTTGTTAAGTGTGCTATGGTACTGACAAACTGAATCCATTTTGTGGTTTAGGGAATAAATGCTGGATAGCCTGCTGATAACAGCACTGTCTCATTGTAGACATAGTAAGATATGTATCAGTTTCAGCCCTGTAAGTACTTTAAAGGTAGTCTGCTAGCCTGTTGGCTACTAGTACTATAATAACATCTGTCATAGTAACAGAAATGCTGCCATGTTTTGAACAACTTCATAGTTGCCTTTTGTGCATGTATATCTTGTgcattaaattatattttgatGTTGCATTGTGTAGTTAGTATACATGTTTTGTGCACTTCTTCTGCTACTTTGTACATAGGCTATTACAGTTGTATAACCATATTAGCATATCTGCTAATATGTAATGTTTGGGCAGTTCAATTTAATGGTATTTATTTATCAGCTTCGTACAGAATCTACTCAAAACTAttagtaaaaaatgaaaatgaaaggaaGAAGATTTGTATGTGTGAAGAAAGGTCACTGGTAtgtaacaatggaagcttttATGAAATAAAGTTATTTGAAGATAACATGTGATCAAAGACATATTTGATATGTACTGTCCATGGAAAAGAAATGTTACTAATTGAATTTGGATTAATGTtacacactgtacatttttCATTAATGAGAGAGGGCTGCAAAGTCAAGGTGTTACTTACTTTCTTCATATGCGAGCATGAAATGGGCCTTTCTACACAAATACAGTGCGTTAATAATACCTGCATATTAAATAAAGTGGATGAAATTTGGATTTTGTCTTTGTGAAACAGCTATCAGTCACCAGGCATAATCATTCAACACAACAGTTTAAAACATACTGGGTTATGAAAGGATAACCTGAGCCGTAATTTCTTGGAGTATTAGAATGCATGATGATGGTTCACCACCTCACTGCAGAATAATGCACTCCTAAGAGCCACTGGAAGTGCTGCTGTCAAGTACGCATACACACAGTCAATTGATTCGATCATTCAAAAGTTCAATCTAGGGCTCCTCAATATGGCTGAGAGCAATATTCAAATCAGAAAAGCTGCAAAGTTTTGACAACGGTGAAATGTGTGACGAAGTAGTGGCGCAGGGACGTCCAGGCCCAC is drawn from Sparus aurata chromosome 8, fSpaAur1.1, whole genome shotgun sequence and contains these coding sequences:
- the LOC115587203 gene encoding nuclear receptor coactivator 5, producing the protein MSSWAKSSAAVRRPAANPNGSTQQLRMFRRAAPYPSREDRTEELKDALDSYEELEQMKNYGGSVKYEGYKHQPNVKPPKPVKPEGSTPADRRKGLYQKFYRQVQEERKPPDCVVVSVASQCLDYPKSLSQCLQERGLSVEMLYLHAESGLTRALQDVRADGSPLCILVEQTNIALSSCTVIIFSESLKIHRNMPKDQAMDFVVAEYGRSLAKERPPRDPADIAAQASQLLDDFLDREKIERHAVPSETRPLLMLLAEGVHLYPEELETIAQYVHSRQQHVQVSNTEGERGNMLPPGLGKPPPLLPTPPGPPQSQSGDREDGPMMDLPPPTRPPLLPSPGSYPKTKPPPLLSLHRPPGPSLGAPAPRGLLSSHMPYGVPTLQRGPLLHHGPPYHPGPRGLLGGRGAILPSLKSSRPPLLSAPGAPLQRPGGPRH